The following coding sequences lie in one Rutidosis leptorrhynchoides isolate AG116_Rl617_1_P2 chromosome 4, CSIRO_AGI_Rlap_v1, whole genome shotgun sequence genomic window:
- the LOC139843074 gene encoding uncharacterized protein, whose product MLRLVFGEGEANYAIITPSMDVILVKKVEKSLVFTLMGTLPHLPPVLTTHLQDASVETSEMSVDGSSYDRFSNMSIDGSGFSTPMASGEEDNMSVDGPSFASSVGSHSLRAIPMHKLTRLI is encoded by the exons ATGCTACGGTTAGTGTTTGGGGAGGGCGAAGCAAATTACGCAATAATTACGCCATCAATGGAtgtgattttggttaaaaag GTTGAAAAGTCTTTGGTTTTCACACTCATGGGGACACTACCACATTTACCCCCGGTATTAACTACTCATCTGCAg GATGCGTCTGTTGAGACGAGTGAAATGAGCGTGGATGGCTCATCGTATGATCGCTTTTCGAATATGAGTATAGATGGATCGGGGTTTTCAACCCCGATGGCTAGTGGCGAAGAAGATAATATGAGCGTTGATGGCCCCTCATTTGCTTCAAGCGTGGGTTCACATTCACTGCGTGCTATTCCGATGCACAAGTTAACACGTCTAATTTGA